A genomic segment from Ciona intestinalis chromosome 10, KH, whole genome shotgun sequence encodes:
- the mitf gene encoding transcription factor protein, producing the protein MGSRANMKMQLQRDKALMEEKRLRQASQNAAQASKSSSSSTINMPVVTLTSPPQLPVQVLKVETGLQNPTQYHVRETQRNQVREYISQSHKDGSKYMVRQLFNPSQSAPTNAGDAFHANSTPASPLARLNLSTDPMTDIIDDIVSLESSFGDEPRFDRNATTLQTVSPSDLGSFARSSAHSLPVISNETSSSCPVIKREFTEEDARLFAKDRIKKDNHNIIERRRRYNINDRIRELGHLVPKSSDPELRWNKGSILKAAVDYIQHLQNDQQKHRALEQRSKQMETMNKKLLLRVQELEMTVQQYGINVDNSEKQGMMNQLLNFNTAPTAGMTDGMFTAEEEHHVANFPTNAVSPQNRSPGTLTSQTAEIIVYQQPEQVAPGANTNPDQQFLHQQQQQQQQLLTVDSTIINDQQQPSLSPNHQMQGNFSPANYNQQSPLGSAASSTLSPTHSEMNMQQQQQQQQQQQTQQQQQEQSNTLNLNLDEVDMTAFQFPANNDADPLTSIMGGGFSSLLTSEPNQFNDVMMVDDYGLIKDDIFLSDANQ; encoded by the exons ATGGGTAGTCGCGCTAACATGAAGATGCAGTTACAAAGGGACAAG GCCCTTATGGAAGAGAAGAGATTAAGACAAGCTTCACAAAATGCAGCTCAAGCCTCAAAAAGTTCTTCATCTTCAACTATTAACATGCCAGTTGTAACTCTAACTTCTCCCCCCCAACTACCTGTACAAGTGCTTAAG GTTGAGACTGGCCTACAGAACCCGACCCAATACCATGTTCGTGAAACACAACGTAACCAAGTTCGTGAGTACATCAGTCAGTCTCATAAAGATGGTTCCAAATACATGGTCCGCCAGCTATTCAACCCTTCGCAAAGCGCTCCCACCAACGCAG GTGACGCATTCCATGCTAACAGTACACCAGCGAGTCCTCTAGCTCGTCTCAACTTGTCCACAGACCCG ATGACCGACATAATAGACGACATTGTCAGCCTTGAGTCAAGCTTCGGAGACGAGCCTCGCTTCGACCGTAACGCTACAACT CTCCAAACAGTTTCCCCGTCTGACCTTGGAAGTTTCGCCCGCTCCTCTGCCCATTCCCTGCCCGTTATCTCCAACGAAACGTCCTCATCGTGTCCTGTCATCAAACGTGAGTTTACGGAAGAAGACGCTCGTCTCTTCGCTAAAGATCGGATCAAGAAGGACAATCACAATATAA TTGAGCGGAGACGAAGGTACAATATAAACGATCGAATACGTGAGTTGGGACACCTCGTGCCAAAGTCGTCTGACCC AGAATTGCGTTGGAATAAAGGTTCCATACTGAAAGCTGCAGTAGATTACATACAGCACTTACAAAACGACCAACAGAAACATCGTGCACTTGAACAACGAAGTAAACAAATGGAGACGATGAATAAGAAGTTACTGTTACGAGTTCAG gAACTCGAAATGACGGTACAACAGTACGGTATTAATGTTGACAACAGCGAAAAACAAGGCATGATGAACCAGCTTCTTAACTTTAACACCGCCCCGACCGCGGGCATGACGGACGGGATGTTCACCGCAG AAGAGGAACACCACGTCGCAAATTTCCCCACCAACGCCGTCTCGCCCCAGAACAGGTCGCCGGGTACATTAACATCACAAACAGCGGAAATAATAGTTTACCAACAGCCAGAGCAGGTAGCACCTGGTGCGAATACGAACCCCGACCAGCAGTTTttacaccaacaacaacaacaacaacaacag TTATTGACGGTCGACTCCACAATCATCAACGACCAACAACAGCCAAGTCTCTCCCCTAACCATCAGATGCAGGGTAACTTCTCCCCTGCTAACTATAACCAGCAATCACCTTTGGGCAGTGCAGCTTCTAGCACTCTCTCGCCAACACACAGTGAAATGAacatgcaacaacaacaacaacagcaacaacagcaacaaacacaacagcaacaacaagaACAGTCCAACACGTTAAATTTAA ATCTTGACGAAGTAGATATGACAGCGTTTCAATTTCCCGCAAATAACGATGCCGATCCACTAACCAGTATAATGGGGGGCGGGTTCAGCTCCTTGCTGACTTCAGAGCCAAATCAG
- the zf(c2h2)-101 gene encoding zinc finger protein (The RefSeq protein has 15 substitutions compared to this genomic sequence), whose translation MMNPNMHQCGTNMTYPSLFDYPMSNIAPPPAPPPFMNCPPINGANAYSYQCWNNQQFDQQGQQNYFQANMMSTFSQSPAPQQNQPWKQKQNFGNSNNFNRKRKIKDPVFVDFCDVCDRGFKNEEKKLEHYSQHVKCKEPGCKFEAHFKLVEIHRRNLHGPNGRRIKLETPEDVQKWREERRKNFPTSSRMQTKALEEKTLAESGAVLQPTSFGKFKSRNNRNRRKGKESPEANAPLPKKIPAEGSDNTTSQVVKNETDPMNMLLESNGDKEKDSLKEDQEEDAKLQPTSMITEEGGGALNQLMMDYGSDSDTDAGPASVDISSQQDTAAKPEIPKPQVNPPSPVRTPNQNVTKKQNRYNQKKRPFPSKTRYKSRLSRPSLLRMLLEPEIRTERNEILQCVRYIVKNNFFDEQTNAN comes from the exons AGGATGAACCCTAACATGCACCAGTGTGGCACCAACATGACGTATCCATCTCTTTTTGACTATCCAATGTCCAACATTGCCCCACCCCCTGCTCCCCCACCTTTCATGAACTGCCCACCCAGTAATGGTGCAAATGCTTATAGTTACCAATGCTGGAATAACCAGCAATTTGACCATCAAGGGCAGCAGAATTATTTTCAAGCAAACATGATGTCTACGTTTGCCTCAAGTCCTGCCCCACAACAAAACCAACCGTGGAAGCAGAAGCAAAATTTTGGAAACTCGAATAATTTCAACagaaagagaaaaataaaagatcCGGTTTTCGTAGATTTTTGTGACGTTTGTGATCGCGggtttaaaaatgaagaaaagaAATTGGAACATTACAGTCAGCATGTGAAG TGCAAAGAGCCCGGTTGCAAATTTGAAGctcattttaaacttgttgaAATTCACAGACGCAATCTTCATGGTCCAA ATGGAAGAAGGATCAAGCTAGAAACACCTGAGGATGTTCAGAAGTGGAGGGAGGAACGGAGGAAGAACTTTCCAACTTCTTCTCGGATGCAAACCAAAGCTCTGGAAGAGAAAACTCTTGTGGAATCAGGAGCTGTGTTACAACCAACATCATTTgg TAAATTCAAGTCGCGCAACAACAGAAACCGAAGAAAGGGAAAGGAATCACCAGAAGCAAATGCACCTCTTCCTAAAAA GGTTCCTGCTGAAATTAGTGATAATACCACATTACaagttgtaaaaaatgaaaccgATCCAATGAACATGCTATTAGAATCAAATGGTGATAAAG aaaaagacAGTTTAAAAGAAGATCAAGAAGAAGATGCCAAGCTCCAACCTACATCAATGATCACGGAAGAGGGAGGAGGAGCACTTAATCAACTGATGATGGATTATGGGAGTGACTCGGACACAGATGCAGGACCAGCATCAGCAGACACATCTTCCCAACAAGATACCGCAGCAAAACCAGAAATCCCGAAACCTCAAGT GAATCCACCTTCACCAGTTGGAACTCCAAATCAAAATGTGACGAAAAAGCAAAATCGAtataatcagaaaaaaagaCCATTGCCGTCAAAAACTCATTACAAGTCTCGCTTGTCAAGGCCTTCACTTCTTCGCAtg cTACTCGAGCCTGAAATACGAGCTGAGAGAAATGAGATCCTTCAGTGTGTGCGTTATATCgtcaaaaacaattttttcgaTGAGCAAACAAATgcaaactga
- the mitf gene encoding transcription factor protein isoform X1, giving the protein MVGSTIGRIVKRSSTEDIFDQVHVKRPKLPSHGFRDMEQSGTLPGGHSYDSQQNSLSCKSDAEWLADELFYRTPGTEQAMCDDWDTTSYFTDDEEYDLSNDLPVRITSPGSTSSNQESEGYGSDTSDVVDILKNETAKPTVKAAITQTVQEVTAAPGKLKAKLETGPIRISTTKKLVPVTGKVACVNARSIPKTAKIYQLPQSCVKLKKEPTRVETKSRRTVVLRIIKSSHGKQSEKMGSRANMKMQLQRDKALMEEKRLRQASQNAAQASKSSSSSTINMPVVTLTSPPQLPVQVLKVETGLQNPTQYHVRETQRNQVREYISQSHKDGSKYMVRQLFNPSQSAPTNAGDAFHANSTPASPLARLNLSTDPMTDIIDDIVSLESSFGDEPRFDRNATTLQTVSPSDLGSFARSSAHSLPVISNETSSSCPVIKREFTEEDARLFAKDRIKKDNHNIIERRRRYNINDRIRELGHLVPKSSDPELRWNKGSILKAAVDYIQHLQNDQQKHRALEQRSKQMETMNKKLLLRVQELEMTVQQYGINVDNSEKQGMMNQLLNFNTAPTAGMTDGMFTAEEEHHVANFPTNAVSPQNRSPGTLTSQTAEIIVYQQPEQVAPGANTNPDQQFLHQQQQQQQQLLTVDSTIINDQQQPSLSPNHQMQGNFSPANYNQQSPLGSAASSTLSPTHSEMNMQQQQQQQQQQQTQQQQQEQSNTLNLNLDEVDMTAFQFPANNDADPLTSIMGGGFSSLLTSEPNQFNDVMMVDDYGLIKDDIFLSDANQ; this is encoded by the exons ATGGTAGGGTCCACGATTGGCAGGATCGTGAAACGAAGTAGTACGGAAGATATTTTTGATCAAGTTCATGTCAAGCGTCCAAAATTACCAAG TCACGGTTTTCGGGACATGGAGCAATCTGGTACGCTGCCAGGCGGCCATTCATACGACTCACAACAAAACTCATTAAGTTGTAAAAGCGACGCTGAATGGCTTGCCGATGAACTGTTCTATCGGACCCCTGGTACCGAACAAGCAATGTGCGACGACTGGGATACGACCAGCTACTTTACCGACGACGAGGAATACGATTTATCGAACGACTTACCCGTACGGATTACTTCGCCTGGCTCGACTTCGTCTAACCAGGAATCGGAAGGTTACGGAAGCGATACGTCCGACGTAGTCGACATTTTGAAAAATGAAACCGCCAAGCCAACCGTAAAAGCGGCCATTACTCAAACTGTACAAGAAGTGACAGCTGCTCCCGggaaattaaaagcaaaattggAAACCGGGCCGATTCGTATCAGCACCACCAAGAAACTTGTACCAGTAACGGGCAAAGTGGCGTGCGTAAACGCGCGGTCGATACCAAAGACGGCAAAAATTTACCAACTACCTCAATCGTGTGTAAAGCTGAAAAAAGAACCCACGAGAGTAGAGACCAAATCCCGCAGAACTGTAGTTCTTCGCATAATAAAGTCATCACACGG aaaacAAAGTGAAAAAATGGGTAGTCGCGCTAACATGAAGATGCAGTTACAAAGGGACAAG GCCCTTATGGAAGAGAAGAGATTAAGACAAGCTTCACAAAATGCAGCTCAAGCCTCAAAAAGTTCTTCATCTTCAACTATTAACATGCCAGTTGTAACTCTAACTTCTCCCCCCCAACTACCTGTACAAGTGCTTAAG GTTGAGACTGGCCTACAGAACCCGACCCAATACCATGTTCGTGAAACACAACGTAACCAAGTTCGTGAGTACATCAGTCAGTCTCATAAAGATGGTTCCAAATACATGGTCCGCCAGCTATTCAACCCTTCGCAAAGCGCTCCCACCAACGCAG GTGACGCATTCCATGCTAACAGTACACCAGCGAGTCCTCTAGCTCGTCTCAACTTGTCCACAGACCCG ATGACCGACATAATAGACGACATTGTCAGCCTTGAGTCAAGCTTCGGAGACGAGCCTCGCTTCGACCGTAACGCTACAACT CTCCAAACAGTTTCCCCGTCTGACCTTGGAAGTTTCGCCCGCTCCTCTGCCCATTCCCTGCCCGTTATCTCCAACGAAACGTCCTCATCGTGTCCTGTCATCAAACGTGAGTTTACGGAAGAAGACGCTCGTCTCTTCGCTAAAGATCGGATCAAGAAGGACAATCACAATATAA TTGAGCGGAGACGAAGGTACAATATAAACGATCGAATACGTGAGTTGGGACACCTCGTGCCAAAGTCGTCTGACCC AGAATTGCGTTGGAATAAAGGTTCCATACTGAAAGCTGCAGTAGATTACATACAGCACTTACAAAACGACCAACAGAAACATCGTGCACTTGAACAACGAAGTAAACAAATGGAGACGATGAATAAGAAGTTACTGTTACGAGTTCAG gAACTCGAAATGACGGTACAACAGTACGGTATTAATGTTGACAACAGCGAAAAACAAGGCATGATGAACCAGCTTCTTAACTTTAACACCGCCCCGACCGCGGGCATGACGGACGGGATGTTCACCGCAG AAGAGGAACACCACGTCGCAAATTTCCCCACCAACGCCGTCTCGCCCCAGAACAGGTCGCCGGGTACATTAACATCACAAACAGCGGAAATAATAGTTTACCAACAGCCAGAGCAGGTAGCACCTGGTGCGAATACGAACCCCGACCAGCAGTTTttacaccaacaacaacaacaacaacaacag TTATTGACGGTCGACTCCACAATCATCAACGACCAACAACAGCCAAGTCTCTCCCCTAACCATCAGATGCAGGGTAACTTCTCCCCTGCTAACTATAACCAGCAATCACCTTTGGGCAGTGCAGCTTCTAGCACTCTCTCGCCAACACACAGTGAAATGAacatgcaacaacaacaacaacagcaacaacagcaacaaacacaacagcaacaacaagaACAGTCCAACACGTTAAATTTAA ATCTTGACGAAGTAGATATGACAGCGTTTCAATTTCCCGCAAATAACGATGCCGATCCACTAACCAGTATAATGGGGGGCGGGTTCAGCTCCTTGCTGACTTCAGAGCCAAATCAG